A portion of the Chromobacterium sp. IIBBL 290-4 genome contains these proteins:
- a CDS encoding GNAT family N-acetyltransferase, producing the protein MSGYLTRHAELADAAELRELMADPLSYGNTLQLPYASLHFWTGETQRRQGHGRCQLVCESRAGELLGHAGLWRFEGARRQHGAGLGITVKRECRGQGVGTALMAALLDLADNWMGLQRIELGVYPDNAAAIALYRKFGFETEARLRAHSLRNGEYWDSLIMARRVGA; encoded by the coding sequence ATGAGCGGCTATCTGACCCGGCATGCCGAGCTTGCCGATGCGGCGGAGCTGCGCGAGCTGATGGCCGACCCACTCAGCTACGGCAACACTTTGCAGCTGCCCTACGCGTCCTTGCATTTCTGGACAGGGGAAACGCAACGCCGGCAAGGCCATGGCCGGTGCCAGCTGGTATGCGAATCCCGCGCTGGCGAGCTGTTGGGCCATGCCGGCTTGTGGCGTTTCGAAGGCGCGCGCCGGCAGCATGGCGCGGGCCTGGGCATCACGGTGAAACGCGAATGCCGCGGCCAGGGCGTCGGCACCGCCTTGATGGCGGCGCTGCTGGATCTGGCGGACAACTGGATGGGGCTGCAGCGCATCGAGTTGGGCGTGTATCCGGACAACGCCGCCGCCATCGCGCTCTACCGCAAGTTCGGTTTCGAGACCGAGGCCAGGCTGCGCGCCCATTCTCTGCGCAACGGCGAGTATTGGGACAGCCTGATCATGGCGCGGAGGGTGGGGGCATGA
- a CDS encoding uracil-xanthine permease family protein: MQQLKLAVSGAQILFVAFGALVLVPLLTGLNPAMALLGAGIGTLLFQICTGRQVPIFLGSSFAFIGPIIYSIHTWGQGATMFGLFAAGFMYFVFAAIVRWRGMELVNKLLPPVVIGPVIMIIGLSVATAASGMAMGQAGGKQVLPYETSLILAAISLATTIIVSIYARGMFKLVPILAGVIVGYVAAAFLGVVDFAKLAAAPWFAAPAFHSPEINWAAAAFMLPVAIAPAIEHIGGVMAIGGVTGKDYTKTPGLHRTLAGDGLGVCVAGLIGGPPVTTYAEVTGAVMITRNFNPVTMTWAAAFAICMAFFGKFNALLQSIPMPVMGGIMVLLFGTIASIGLKTLIEAKVDLMLPRNLVIISVVLTAGIGGLTLKLGDFALSGVGLCSLLAIILNLILPRHAGGHEGIVEGQDI; the protein is encoded by the coding sequence ATGCAACAACTGAAGCTGGCGGTGTCCGGCGCCCAGATCCTGTTCGTCGCCTTCGGCGCGCTGGTGCTGGTGCCGCTGCTCACTGGCCTGAACCCGGCGATGGCGCTGCTGGGCGCCGGCATCGGCACCCTGCTGTTCCAGATCTGCACCGGCCGCCAGGTGCCGATCTTCCTCGGCTCGTCCTTCGCCTTCATCGGCCCCATCATCTATTCCATCCACACCTGGGGCCAGGGCGCGACCATGTTCGGCCTATTCGCCGCCGGCTTCATGTATTTCGTGTTCGCCGCCATCGTGCGCTGGCGCGGCATGGAGTTGGTGAACAAGCTGCTGCCGCCGGTTGTGATCGGCCCGGTGATCATGATCATCGGCCTGTCGGTCGCCACCGCCGCCTCCGGCATGGCCATGGGCCAGGCTGGCGGCAAGCAGGTGCTGCCCTATGAGACCTCGCTGATCCTGGCGGCGATTTCGCTGGCCACCACCATCATCGTTTCCATCTACGCCCGCGGCATGTTCAAGCTGGTGCCGATTCTGGCCGGCGTCATCGTCGGCTATGTCGCCGCAGCCTTCCTGGGCGTGGTGGATTTCGCCAAGCTGGCCGCCGCGCCGTGGTTCGCCGCGCCCGCTTTCCATAGCCCGGAAATCAACTGGGCCGCGGCCGCTTTCATGCTGCCGGTGGCCATCGCCCCGGCCATCGAGCACATCGGCGGCGTGATGGCGATAGGCGGCGTAACCGGCAAGGATTACACCAAAACGCCGGGCCTGCACCGCACGCTGGCCGGCGACGGCCTGGGCGTGTGCGTGGCCGGCCTGATCGGCGGCCCGCCGGTGACCACTTACGCCGAAGTGACCGGCGCGGTGATGATCACCCGCAACTTCAATCCGGTGACGATGACCTGGGCGGCGGCGTTCGCCATCTGCATGGCCTTCTTCGGCAAATTCAACGCGCTGCTGCAATCGATCCCGATGCCGGTGATGGGCGGCATCATGGTGCTGTTGTTCGGCACCATCGCCTCCATCGGCCTGAAAACGCTGATCGAGGCCAAGGTGGATCTGATGCTGCCGCGCAATCTGGTGATCATCTCGGTGGTGCTGACCGCCGGCATCGGCGGCCTGACGCTGAAGCTGGGCGATTTCGCGCTGTCCGGCGTGGGCCTGTGCTCCTTGCTGGCCATCATCCTGAACCTGATCCTGCCGCGCCATGCCGGCGGCCATGAAGGCATAGTCGAAGGCCAGGACATCTAA
- a CDS encoding LysR family transcriptional regulator, whose amino-acid sequence MKLTLEALQALDAIDQHGSFAAAAEALYKVPSALTYTIQKLEQGLGVAIFDRSGHRARLTPAGERLLKDGRHLLDAARQLELRVSKQAQGWEDTLRIVVGDLIDFEQLLPCIADFDQTESATRLYFIRESFGGIWDALYDDRADLVIGAPNQPPPGDYFTRNIGDYHFVLVTSPRHPLSQAAEPVPPHVLRRYRAVAVGDTSRRLPARTGGLLEGQQVLTVHSSRAKLQAILAGLGSGHLPRAIVRPYLESGELVAKEEEEGGSFPPMCFAWKQEQPGRALQWFIQRLERAVAEGELTV is encoded by the coding sequence GTGAAGCTGACGCTGGAGGCATTGCAGGCGCTGGACGCCATCGATCAGCACGGCAGTTTCGCCGCGGCGGCGGAGGCGTTGTACAAAGTGCCTTCGGCGCTGACCTATACCATCCAGAAGCTGGAGCAGGGGCTGGGCGTGGCGATTTTCGACCGCAGCGGCCACAGGGCCCGGCTTACGCCGGCCGGCGAGCGCTTGCTGAAAGACGGGCGCCATTTGCTGGACGCGGCCCGTCAGTTGGAGCTGCGCGTCAGCAAGCAGGCGCAAGGTTGGGAGGACACGCTGCGCATCGTGGTGGGGGACTTGATCGACTTCGAGCAGCTGCTGCCCTGCATCGCCGACTTTGATCAGACCGAATCGGCGACGCGCTTGTATTTCATCCGCGAGAGCTTTGGCGGCATCTGGGACGCTTTGTATGACGACCGAGCCGATCTGGTGATAGGCGCGCCCAATCAGCCGCCGCCGGGCGATTATTTCACTCGCAATATCGGCGACTACCATTTCGTGCTGGTCACCTCGCCGCGCCATCCATTGTCTCAGGCGGCGGAGCCGGTGCCGCCGCATGTGCTGCGCCGCTATCGCGCGGTGGCGGTGGGGGATACTTCCAGACGTTTGCCGGCGCGCACCGGCGGCTTGCTGGAAGGCCAGCAGGTGCTGACTGTGCACAGCAGCCGCGCCAAACTGCAAGCGATTCTGGCGGGTCTGGGCAGCGGCCATCTGCCGCGGGCGATAGTGCGGCCTTATCTGGAAAGCGGCGAACTGGTGGCGAAGGAAGAGGAAGAGGGTGGCAGTTTTCCGCCCATGTGTTTTGCCTGGAAGCAGGAGCAGCCGGGGCGCGCCTTGCAGTGGTTCATCCAGCGTCTGGAACGGGCGGTGGCGGAGGGAGAACTGACGGTTTAG
- a CDS encoding GNAT family N-acetyltransferase translates to MIAGRIRHLALGDAAALHAIIADESVYRDTLLLPYPSLARLRDNLPKLLQADDCHLIYESASGQVLGRAGLGLAAKSSHWNQAELSIIVHPDWQGRGIGSRLVAELMDVADSWMGLRRIVLKVYADNHRAIALYRKFGFVEEARLRAASFRDGAYCDELIMARVRAV, encoded by the coding sequence ATGATAGCGGGCCGCATCCGCCATTTGGCGCTGGGCGATGCGGCCGCGCTGCATGCCATCATCGCCGATGAGAGCGTGTATCGCGACACCTTGCTATTGCCCTATCCCTCCCTGGCAAGGCTGCGGGACAATTTGCCCAAGTTGTTGCAAGCCGACGACTGCCACCTGATTTACGAATCGGCGAGCGGCCAAGTGCTGGGACGCGCCGGATTGGGCCTTGCCGCCAAGTCTTCACATTGGAATCAGGCTGAGCTGTCCATCATCGTGCATCCGGATTGGCAGGGGCGCGGCATCGGCAGCCGGCTGGTGGCGGAGCTGATGGACGTGGCAGACAGCTGGATGGGTTTGCGGAGGATTGTCCTGAAGGTTTATGCCGACAACCATCGCGCCATCGCGCTTTACCGCAAGTTCGGTTTTGTCGAAGAGGCGCGCTTGCGGGCGGCGTCGTTTCGCGATGGCGCGTATTGCGATGAGTTGATCATGGCGAGGGTGAGAGCAGTTTAA